A stretch of the Arvicola amphibius chromosome 8, mArvAmp1.2, whole genome shotgun sequence genome encodes the following:
- the Tmem147 gene encoding LOW QUALITY PROTEIN: transmembrane protein 147 (The sequence of the model RefSeq protein was modified relative to this genomic sequence to represent the inferred CDS: deleted 4 bases in 4 codons), whose amino-acid sequence MLFLATFFPTWEGGIYDFIGEFMKASVDVADLIGLNLVMSRNAGKGEYKIMVAALGWATAELIMFSCIPLWVGARGIEFDWKYIQMSIDSNISLVHYIVASAQVWMITRYDLYNTFRPAVLLLMFLSVYKAFVMETFVHLFSLGSWTALLARAVVTGLLALSTLALYVAVGNVHS is encoded by the exons ATGCTGTTCTTGGCCACT TTCTTCCCCACCTGGGAAGGTGGCATCTATGACTTCATTGGG GAATTCATGAAGGCCAGTGTGGATGTGGCCGACCTGATAGGCCTAAACCTTGTCATGTCCCGGAATGCAGGCAAGGGGGAATACAAGATCATGGTTGCTGCCCTGGGCTGGGCCACTGCGGAGCTCATTATGT TCAGCTGCATCCCTCTCTGGGTGGGAGCCCGAGGCATTGAATTTGACTGGAAATACATCCAGATGAGCATCGACTCCAACATCAGTCTG GTCCACTACATCGTTGCGTCGGCTCAGGTCTGGATGATAACCCGCTATGACCTGTAC AACACCTTCCGGCCTGCCGTC CTCCTCTTGATGTTCCTTAGTGTCTACAAGGCCTTCGTCATGGA GACCTTCGTCCATCTCTTCTCTTTG GGCAGCTGGACAGCCCTGCTGGCCCGGGCCGTGGTGACGGGACTGCTGGCCCTCAGCACCTTGGCCCTGTATGTTGCTGTTGGCAATGTACACTCCTAG